One stretch of Deinococcus ruber DNA includes these proteins:
- a CDS encoding IS3 family transposase, whose product MLCRTLDVGVSGSFAWWRRPENRHVQADVTLTPLIQKMYQESRGTYGAPRVQAVLAEEGQQVSRARITRLMKAAGLKVRCKRKFRTTTNSTHRHPVAENLLNRDFTADRPNQKWVTDMTYLPTHEGWMYLAVVMDLFSRKIIGWAMRKTLHTELVVAALTMAQRIRRPGQGMLHHSDRGVQYASSEYRQALERLQALQSMSRKGECWDHAAMESFFATLKMELNLHKAQGNRADTRHLVFEWIEVFYNRERRHSSLGYRSPARFEEHQARPN is encoded by the coding sequence TTGCTGTGCAGGACGCTCGATGTTGGCGTGAGTGGCTCTTTTGCGTGGTGGAGAAGGCCAGAGAACCGACACGTTCAGGCGGATGTCACCTTGACGCCATTGATCCAGAAGATGTATCAGGAGAGCCGGGGCACCTACGGTGCCCCCCGCGTTCAGGCCGTGCTGGCCGAAGAGGGACAGCAGGTCAGTCGAGCACGGATCACCCGCCTGATGAAGGCAGCAGGCCTCAAGGTGCGCTGCAAGCGGAAATTTCGTACTACTACCAATTCAACACATCGGCATCCCGTGGCCGAGAACCTGCTCAATCGCGACTTTACGGCGGACCGGCCCAACCAGAAATGGGTCACGGACATGACCTATTTACCCACCCACGAAGGCTGGATGTACCTGGCAGTGGTGATGGATCTCTTTTCCAGAAAGATCATCGGCTGGGCGATGCGCAAGACGCTCCATACCGAGTTGGTCGTGGCAGCCCTCACGATGGCGCAGCGGATCCGTCGTCCTGGACAAGGAATGCTTCATCATTCAGATAGGGGGGTTCAATACGCCAGCAGCGAGTACCGACAGGCCTTGGAGCGCCTCCAGGCGCTCCAGAGTATGAGCAGGAAGGGCGAGTGTTGGGATCATGCTGCCATGGAGAGCTTTTTCGCGACCCTGAAGATGGAACTCAATCTGCATAAGGCACAGGGAAACCGCGCTGACACACGTCATTTGGTCTTCGAGTGGATTGAAGTGTTCTATAACCGTGAGCGACGCCATTCCAGCCTGGGGTACCGCTCACCCGCTCGATTCGAAGAACACCAGGCCAGACCGAACTGA